A region of Halalkaliarchaeum desulfuricum DNA encodes the following proteins:
- a CDS encoding carbon-nitrogen family hydrolase: MTVSLALCQLAVEPEDVAGNLERAIQRIETAATNGADVVALPELFDVGYFAFDAYPRVAQGLEGPRLGELADAAADHDIWLLAGSVVEDLSASADAGVKVPAADGYANTTVLFDPSGTRRLVYRKHHLFGYESAETRLLTPGERLDTADIGGFTVGVTTCYDLRFPELYRELVDLGATLVLVPSAWPYPRVEHWKTLSRARAVENLSYVATINGTGEFDEATLLGRSAVYDPWGTTVAAAGDEPTTVTADIDPRRVSEVREEFPALRDRRQ, encoded by the coding sequence GTGACCGTCTCGCTCGCGCTGTGTCAACTCGCGGTCGAGCCGGAAGACGTTGCCGGCAATCTCGAACGTGCCATACAGCGCATCGAAACGGCGGCGACAAACGGCGCCGACGTGGTTGCGCTCCCGGAGCTTTTCGACGTGGGGTACTTCGCGTTCGACGCCTACCCACGGGTCGCCCAGGGGCTTGAGGGACCACGGCTCGGCGAGCTCGCCGACGCAGCCGCGGATCACGATATCTGGCTGCTGGCCGGCAGCGTCGTCGAGGACCTGTCAGCCTCCGCCGACGCCGGAGTGAAGGTGCCGGCTGCGGACGGCTACGCGAACACGACGGTGCTTTTCGACCCCTCGGGCACGCGACGCCTCGTCTACCGGAAACACCACCTGTTCGGCTACGAGTCGGCGGAGACGCGACTGTTGACTCCCGGTGAACGCCTCGACACTGCCGATATCGGCGGGTTCACCGTCGGGGTGACGACGTGTTACGATCTCCGATTCCCGGAACTGTATCGGGAACTCGTAGATCTGGGCGCGACGCTCGTGCTGGTTCCCAGCGCGTGGCCGTACCCTCGGGTCGAACACTGGAAGACGCTCTCGCGGGCTCGCGCAGTGGAGAACCTCTCGTACGTCGCGACGATCAACGGCACCGGGGAGTTCGACGAGGCGACGCTTCTGGGCCGATCGGCCGTCTACGATCCGTGGGGCACGACGGTCGCGGCCGCCGGCGACGAACCGACGACGGTGACCGCGGACATCGATCCACGCCGGGTGAGCGAGGTCCGGGAGGAATTTCCCGCCCTCCGCGATCGGCGCCAGTGA
- a CDS encoding CoxG family protein — protein MTVRVSRTFEFAADPDDVWAFISNPDKRAGAISVVDSYEVHEDGSATWQVALPIPVISSTVTVETENLRMEPPNRVKFIGRSKALRVTGEHEIEPTDSGCNLHNEFIVEGRLPGVERFFKRNLDEELSNLERALRVELDLIEEVDP, from the coding sequence ATGACCGTCCGTGTGTCCCGGACCTTCGAGTTCGCCGCCGATCCCGACGACGTCTGGGCGTTCATTTCCAACCCCGACAAACGCGCCGGTGCCATCAGCGTGGTCGACTCCTATGAGGTCCACGAGGACGGCTCGGCGACGTGGCAGGTCGCGTTGCCGATCCCAGTGATCTCCTCGACGGTAACCGTCGAGACCGAGAACCTGCGGATGGAGCCCCCGAACCGCGTGAAGTTTATCGGACGGTCGAAAGCGCTCCGGGTGACCGGCGAACACGAGATCGAACCCACCGACTCCGGCTGTAACCTCCACAACGAGTTCATCGTCGAGGGACGGCTTCCCGGCGTCGAGCGATTCTTCAAGCGGAACCTCGACGAGGAGCTGTCGAACCTGGAACGAGCGTTGCGCGTCGAACTCGACCTGATCGAGGAGGTCGACCCGTGA
- a CDS encoding GIY-YIG nuclease family protein has protein sequence MEIAGYEFTGPFTDVSKVPLDRRGVYVVVCLADGEVDCYLDVGESEQVGERLKTHNRKDCWEENAHGEIAYCYRLTSGTWDRELDVNPLQRVRSHSRSEQFGIEGELKWKLDVACGPNPWEEIEEYWEIYREYEAEFGPRAGADAE, from the coding sequence ATGGAGATCGCTGGCTACGAGTTTACAGGCCCGTTTACGGACGTCTCGAAGGTGCCGCTCGACCGACGCGGCGTCTACGTCGTCGTCTGTCTGGCCGACGGCGAGGTCGACTGTTATCTGGACGTCGGGGAGTCCGAACAGGTCGGCGAACGGCTGAAAACGCACAACAGGAAAGACTGCTGGGAGGAGAACGCTCACGGCGAAATCGCCTACTGCTACCGGCTGACGTCCGGAACGTGGGATCGAGAACTCGACGTCAACCCGCTCCAGCGCGTTCGGAGCCACAGCCGATCCGAGCAGTTCGGGATCGAAGGCGAACTCAAGTGGAAGCTCGACGTCGCCTGCGGCCCGAACCCCTGGGAAGAAATCGAGGAGTACTGGGAGATATACCGGGAGTACGAAGCGGAGTTCGGCCCGAGAGCCGGCGCCGACGCGGAGTGA
- a CDS encoding DUF7123 family protein, whose amino-acid sequence MTELTDEEQRILAYLYDSVSRGERYFRAKTIAEAIGLSSKQVGARLPQLAEKSEDVEIEKWGRARSTTWRVTPE is encoded by the coding sequence ATGACCGAGCTGACCGACGAGGAACAACGGATCCTCGCGTACCTCTACGATAGCGTCTCGCGTGGAGAGCGGTATTTCCGCGCGAAGACCATCGCGGAGGCGATCGGCCTCTCCTCGAAACAGGTCGGCGCGCGCCTGCCCCAGCTCGCAGAGAAGTCCGAAGACGTCGAGATCGAAAAGTGGGGCCGCGCCCGATCGACGACCTGGCGCGTGACCCCCGAGTGA
- a CDS encoding DUF7525 family protein, whose amino-acid sequence MAEHTASTDMGLGLMLALSAVAIIGAVVLYGGPTQLDRAWGFLVAIVAASLAVSAIHLFDG is encoded by the coding sequence ATGGCAGAACACACAGCGTCGACCGATATGGGCCTGGGACTCATGCTCGCGCTGTCGGCGGTCGCGATCATCGGCGCCGTCGTCCTGTACGGCGGACCGACACAGCTCGATCGGGCGTGGGGATTCCTGGTGGCGATCGTCGCCGCCTCGCTCGCCGTAAGCGCCATCCACCTCTTCGACGGTTGA
- a CDS encoding DUF7096 domain-containing protein, whose protein sequence is MNQIVAVAMAIVMVTSMFGATGGAALGADDRTELDGDVPVVGQFQADDTPVDEDDGTDADGETDADEQPDDAANDSVAPGEQFGGVVGVGAAEFKGELDRRAFYAAMADADTDEERAALIASLIERTEAQIEELEERNASVSEKRHHSDLSHGMHNARMATMYAETRNLERVLADANATAADLPEGMLEDHDVDVEQIEELQQRAAELGGPNVAETAREIAGPHAGDRPGPPDGMPHGPPGDRGPGHGDDDDRDRGSGHGDDDDRGTHGR, encoded by the coding sequence ATGAACCAGATCGTGGCGGTCGCGATGGCGATCGTGATGGTGACGTCGATGTTCGGTGCCACGGGAGGTGCGGCGCTCGGCGCCGACGATCGGACAGAGCTGGACGGCGACGTCCCAGTCGTCGGTCAGTTCCAGGCCGACGATACCCCGGTAGACGAGGATGACGGCACGGACGCGGACGGGGAAACCGACGCGGATGAACAGCCCGACGACGCGGCGAACGACTCCGTTGCCCCCGGCGAGCAGTTCGGCGGCGTCGTCGGCGTCGGCGCCGCGGAGTTCAAAGGCGAACTCGACCGGCGTGCCTTCTACGCGGCAATGGCCGACGCCGACACCGACGAGGAACGCGCGGCCCTGATCGCCTCGCTGATCGAACGGACCGAAGCCCAGATCGAGGAGCTGGAAGAGCGCAACGCCTCTGTCTCCGAAAAGCGCCATCACAGTGACCTCTCACACGGGATGCACAACGCCCGGATGGCTACCATGTACGCTGAGACCCGAAATCTCGAGCGGGTACTGGCTGACGCCAACGCGACGGCGGCTGACCTCCCCGAAGGAATGCTCGAAGACCACGACGTCGACGTCGAGCAGATCGAGGAACTCCAGCAGCGCGCAGCCGAACTCGGCGGCCCCAACGTCGCCGAGACCGCACGCGAGATCGCCGGCCCTCACGCCGGTGACCGTCCGGGGCCGCCTGACGGAATGCCGCACGGCCCGCCCGGTGACCGCGGCCCCGGACACGGCGACGATGACGATCGCGATCGCGGTTCCGGACACGGCGACGATGACGATCGCGGCACCCACGGACGCTAA
- a CDS encoding acetamidase/formamidase family protein: MTHHDHGNEHDHAHDHSHGHDHEHAHGHGHSHAHAHTHCHSHEHGHSGQSLEYEVDYRLSDREENIHRVWDNSLDPILTVEDGDVVRFECRDAVDRQVDIESDVEDFANVSFDPVHPLTGPVAIEGAEPGDVLQVELLDLQHKGWGYTGFLPGEMGLGLLPEEFPDAGVHYWDLEGDVGRFVNGIEVPLDPFPGVIGVAPGEDGEHDTLPPRSTGGNMDVKHMTAGSTVYLPIEAEGGLFSTGDCHAAQGDGEVCVTGIEAPMFVTARFGLRSDMSIEQPQLETSGPFTPTGHDEPMYATTGISDDLMEATKKATLHMIEHLADERGLTRGEAYILCSAAMDLKISEVVDAPNWTVTAYIPESIFPDGEHE; this comes from the coding sequence ATGACACACCACGACCACGGGAACGAGCACGATCACGCGCACGACCACAGTCACGGGCACGATCACGAACACGCGCATGGACACGGTCACAGTCACGCCCACGCACACACTCACTGCCACAGCCACGAACACGGCCACAGCGGGCAGTCGCTGGAGTACGAGGTCGACTACCGGCTCTCGGACCGCGAGGAGAACATCCACCGGGTGTGGGACAACTCGCTGGATCCGATTTTGACCGTGGAGGACGGCGATGTCGTCCGCTTCGAATGCCGCGACGCGGTCGACAGGCAGGTCGACATCGAGTCCGACGTGGAGGACTTTGCGAACGTGAGCTTCGACCCGGTTCATCCTCTCACCGGACCAGTCGCGATCGAGGGAGCCGAACCCGGCGACGTCCTCCAGGTCGAGCTACTGGACCTCCAGCACAAGGGCTGGGGATACACCGGGTTCCTCCCGGGCGAGATGGGGCTCGGGTTGCTCCCGGAGGAGTTCCCCGACGCCGGTGTTCATTACTGGGATCTGGAGGGCGACGTCGGCCGGTTCGTCAACGGGATCGAAGTGCCACTGGACCCGTTCCCGGGCGTGATCGGCGTCGCCCCCGGCGAGGACGGGGAGCACGATACGCTGCCGCCCAGGTCGACCGGCGGCAACATGGACGTAAAGCACATGACCGCCGGCTCTACGGTCTATCTCCCGATCGAGGCGGAGGGTGGGCTGTTCTCGACCGGCGACTGTCACGCCGCACAGGGCGACGGTGAGGTTTGCGTGACGGGAATCGAGGCACCGATGTTCGTCACCGCGCGGTTCGGGCTCCGGTCGGACATGTCGATCGAACAGCCACAGCTCGAGACGTCCGGCCCGTTCACGCCCACCGGTCACGACGAACCGATGTACGCCACGACGGGGATCAGCGACGACCTGATGGAGGCGACGAAGAAGGCAACGCTACACATGATCGAGCATCTCGCCGACGAGCGGGGGCTCACCCGCGGGGAGGCGTATATCCTCTGCTCGGCGGCGATGGATCTCAAGATCAGCGAGGTGGTCGACGCGCCCAACTGGACGGTCACTGCCTATATCCCGGAGAGCATCTTTCCGGACGGAGAACACGAGTAG
- the mch gene encoding methenyltetrahydromethanopterin cyclohydrolase has product MESINRTAIELMDEALDFAEELGIVATELDCGATVLDFGVEVDAGLEAGLLLSEIQTAGLATVQTRMDRIGGAPTPYVELSSDHPAIALLCSQKAGWELDVEGFNGLGSGPGRALVGEESEFQRVGYFDEFDLTVLAVEAIELPDDRIAEHVADLAGVEPSGVFLPTYALGSTVGSVTAAARAAELAVFRLSELGYDPRDVLTATGSAPVAPVSYDESVAMGRTNDAIAYGGEVYLQVAAEFDRFDEVPSSAGEEHGTPFVEVFEAVDWDLYEVDASVFAPAAVTIDVQDGPTYVHGETDEELLAESFGHTSPI; this is encoded by the coding sequence ATGGAGAGCATCAACCGGACCGCCATCGAGCTGATGGACGAGGCGCTGGATTTCGCCGAGGAGCTGGGTATCGTTGCGACGGAACTCGACTGCGGGGCGACCGTGCTCGACTTCGGGGTGGAGGTCGACGCCGGGCTCGAGGCGGGGCTGTTACTGTCGGAGATACAGACCGCGGGGTTGGCGACGGTTCAAACGCGGATGGACCGGATCGGGGGCGCGCCGACCCCGTACGTCGAGCTGTCGAGCGACCATCCGGCGATCGCCCTGTTGTGCTCCCAGAAGGCCGGCTGGGAACTCGACGTCGAGGGGTTCAACGGGCTCGGGTCGGGCCCCGGGCGGGCGCTCGTGGGGGAGGAGTCGGAGTTCCAGCGGGTGGGATACTTCGACGAGTTCGACCTCACCGTGCTGGCGGTGGAGGCGATCGAACTGCCGGACGACCGGATCGCCGAACACGTCGCCGACCTCGCGGGCGTCGAGCCGTCGGGGGTGTTCCTCCCCACGTACGCGCTCGGTTCGACGGTCGGAAGCGTGACGGCCGCCGCGCGGGCGGCCGAACTCGCCGTCTTTCGGCTCTCCGAGCTGGGATACGACCCGCGGGATGTCCTCACCGCGACGGGCTCGGCACCGGTCGCGCCGGTGTCGTACGACGAGTCGGTGGCGATGGGCCGAACCAACGACGCGATCGCCTACGGCGGGGAGGTGTACCTCCAGGTCGCAGCGGAGTTCGATCGGTTCGACGAGGTCCCCTCCAGCGCGGGCGAGGAGCACGGCACGCCGTTCGTCGAGGTTTTCGAGGCGGTCGACTGGGATCTCTACGAGGTCGACGCGTCGGTGTTCGCGCCCGCCGCGGTGACGATCGACGTCCAGGACGGCCCGACGTACGTCCACGGCGAAACCGACGAGGAACTGCTCGCGGAGTCGTTCGGCCATACGAGCCCGATCTGA
- a CDS encoding potassium channel family protein: MNLFGDRNPTEPVEYEPTSVKELLVEMKDTSELLIDLAYSAVLHQSENVAREVLELEHRMDVLQMRARMSLILAARNPSEAEQLAPVLGIVAGADKVSDAAGDIAKIVLEDIGLPDAMRGALSEAVEVLVRGTIAPDSSYAGRTLLDINLESETGVRVIAIRRDDDWILNPGPETVLEGGDVTILRGPDPNIEEVYERATGEAYEVEPPVESDIDDLERAVDSIVLMKNLSELAVDLAYGSVLFDNEELAEEVSNLEVEVDSLQSRFEAWTLQAAKNAEDPVALRGLIHLGVATEEVSDAALEITEGVLRDLDVHPVVELAVRESDEIITRTTIVAGSDLDGTAVTDGVPDTDISTSVIAIRRPEEGWIVGPDLNTAFRQGDVVITKGTRTSATEFAELAG; the protein is encoded by the coding sequence ATGAACTTGTTCGGGGATCGAAACCCGACCGAGCCGGTGGAGTACGAACCCACCAGCGTAAAGGAGCTTCTGGTCGAGATGAAAGACACCTCCGAGCTGCTCATCGACCTGGCGTACTCTGCGGTCCTCCATCAAAGCGAGAACGTCGCCCGGGAGGTTCTCGAACTCGAACACCGGATGGACGTCCTCCAGATGCGCGCCCGGATGAGCCTGATCCTCGCGGCCCGGAACCCGTCGGAAGCCGAACAGTTGGCTCCCGTTCTGGGGATCGTGGCGGGTGCGGACAAGGTGTCCGACGCCGCCGGCGACATCGCGAAGATCGTCCTCGAGGACATCGGGCTCCCCGACGCGATGCGGGGGGCACTCTCGGAGGCGGTCGAGGTGCTCGTCCGCGGCACGATCGCCCCGGATTCGTCGTACGCCGGTCGAACGCTCCTGGACATCAACCTCGAGTCGGAGACCGGCGTTCGGGTGATCGCGATCCGGCGGGACGACGACTGGATCCTCAATCCCGGACCTGAGACGGTGCTCGAGGGGGGCGACGTCACCATCCTCCGGGGACCGGACCCCAACATCGAGGAGGTGTACGAGCGCGCGACTGGCGAAGCGTACGAAGTCGAACCACCGGTCGAATCCGACATCGACGATCTCGAGCGGGCGGTCGACTCGATCGTCCTGATGAAGAACCTCTCGGAGCTCGCGGTCGATCTGGCCTACGGGAGCGTTCTCTTCGACAACGAGGAGTTGGCCGAGGAGGTCTCGAACCTCGAAGTGGAGGTGGACTCCCTGCAGTCCCGGTTCGAGGCGTGGACGCTCCAGGCGGCGAAAAACGCCGAGGATCCCGTGGCGCTGCGCGGGCTCATTCATCTCGGCGTCGCGACCGAGGAGGTGTCAGACGCGGCCCTGGAGATCACCGAGGGGGTGCTTCGGGATCTCGACGTCCACCCGGTCGTCGAACTCGCGGTACGGGAGTCCGACGAGATCATCACCCGGACGACGATCGTCGCCGGAAGCGACCTCGACGGGACGGCAGTCACGGACGGAGTCCCGGACACGGACATCTCGACGAGCGTCATCGCGATCCGGCGTCCCGAGGAGGGATGGATCGTCGGACCGGACTTGAACACGGCGTTTCGTCAGGGGGACGTCGTGATCACGAAAGGGACACGGACATCCGCGACCGAATTCGCCGAACTGGCGGGGTAG
- a CDS encoding magnesium transporter translates to MVSLPGGSLDSWTVKSIVGTMFPILVVLSILELGSGFVLETLEETYLGNPTLLVLVPVMIDMGGNLGAILSSRLSTRLHLGVLEFDPRDTVLWTNILAILALAGTIFTILGFVAYGVGHLITGEPMALWDLLVISVVSGMLLAVVAIVLSIGATYVSYKQGLDPDDTTIPVVTNVCDILGVIILSVVAIAVLGGPPLHVVLLEELGAMLVVF, encoded by the coding sequence ATGGTCTCGTTGCCCGGCGGATCGCTGGACAGCTGGACCGTAAAAAGTATCGTCGGGACGATGTTCCCGATCCTGGTGGTGCTGTCGATCCTCGAGTTGGGATCCGGATTCGTGCTGGAGACGCTCGAGGAGACGTACCTCGGCAACCCGACGCTTTTGGTGCTCGTCCCGGTGATGATCGACATGGGCGGCAACCTCGGCGCGATCCTCTCCTCGCGTCTCTCTACCCGGCTGCATCTGGGAGTCCTGGAGTTCGACCCCCGCGACACCGTACTGTGGACCAACATCCTCGCGATCCTCGCGCTGGCGGGAACGATCTTCACGATCCTCGGGTTCGTCGCCTACGGGGTCGGTCACCTCATCACCGGCGAGCCGATGGCGCTGTGGGACCTGCTGGTCATTTCCGTCGTCAGCGGGATGCTCCTCGCGGTGGTCGCGATCGTGCTGTCGATCGGGGCGACGTACGTCTCCTACAAACAGGGACTGGATCCCGACGACACGACGATCCCTGTCGTGACGAACGTCTGTGACATCCTCGGCGTGATCATCCTGTCGGTGGTCGCCATCGCCGTGCTCGGCGGCCCGCCGCTTCACGTGGTACTGCTGGAAGAACTCGGCGCAATGCTCGTGGTATTCTGA
- a CDS encoding magnesium transporter encodes MDVRHGVWRIYRESIAILVVSLLGGVFAGSVLGTEGMIDGFERYPGLLLLLPAFLATRGNVYGALGARISSGLHQGLIEPRFQRDRRLLAAVTASFINGIGISVFIGFLSWGVLQLVPGRDPARLVELVGIMLISGVLTSIVLIGGLLVLVFAGYKHGLDPDNLIGPIVTTLGDIFGVVFLFVAITVVGVMV; translated from the coding sequence ATGGACGTACGGCACGGGGTGTGGCGGATCTACCGTGAATCCATCGCCATCCTCGTCGTGAGCCTTCTGGGGGGTGTGTTCGCTGGTTCGGTTCTGGGTACCGAGGGGATGATCGACGGTTTCGAGCGCTATCCCGGGCTGTTACTGCTGTTGCCCGCCTTTCTAGCCACCCGCGGCAACGTCTACGGCGCGCTGGGGGCGCGGATCTCCTCGGGGCTCCACCAGGGTCTTATAGAGCCTCGATTCCAGCGCGACCGCCGGCTGCTGGCGGCGGTGACCGCCTCATTTATAAACGGGATCGGGATCTCCGTGTTCATCGGCTTCCTCTCGTGGGGGGTGTTACAGCTCGTACCCGGACGGGATCCCGCACGGCTCGTGGAACTCGTCGGAATCATGCTCATCTCCGGGGTGTTGACGTCGATCGTTCTCATCGGGGGGCTGCTGGTGCTGGTGTTTGCCGGCTACAAGCACGGTCTCGATCCGGACAACTTGATCGGACCGATCGTCACCACGCTGGGTGACATCTTCGGGGTCGTCTTCCTGTTCGTCGCGATCACCGTCGTGGGGGTGATGGTGTAA
- a CDS encoding GTPBP1 family GTP-binding protein, with product MSADRAVLERALERGEQEGGHIEFKERLSREIHLADGRLQSLAAQLRHRVLSGNGEATYVVGVTDDGGIAGIPPEEFSETMDVLSLLCEEADAHIADVETWSAGERGNGSKAGLVGVATIHDGGMLASDDDHVVIGTAGHVDHGKSTLVGSLVTGRPDDGNGDTRSYLDVQPHEVERGLSADLSYGVYGFDDEGPVRLENPHRKQDRARVVEEADRLVSFVDTVGHEPWLRTTIRGLVGQKLDYGLLTVAADDGPTKTTREHLGILLATDLPTVVALTKVDLVDEDRLLEVEREVESMLRDAGRTPLLLARHDVTTAVDEIGDGVVPILRTSAVTQQGLDTLDKLFERLPNRDEERRDAFRMYIDRTYSVTGVGAVASGTVNSGRVEAGDDLLLGPMPDGTFREVEVRSIEMHYHRVDEASAGRIVGIALKGVSEPEIERGMALLPRDADPTPVREFEAEVMVLNHPTRIQDGYEPVVHLETVSEAASFHPEGGRLLPGDTGTARIRFKFRPYLVEEGQKFVFREGQSKGVGTVTDLTPDAESDD from the coding sequence ATGAGCGCCGACAGGGCCGTGCTCGAGCGCGCCCTCGAACGCGGAGAACAGGAGGGTGGCCACATCGAGTTCAAGGAACGTCTCTCTCGGGAGATCCACCTCGCCGACGGTCGACTCCAGAGTCTCGCCGCACAGTTGCGACACCGCGTGTTGTCGGGCAACGGGGAGGCGACCTACGTCGTGGGCGTCACCGACGACGGTGGAATCGCCGGAATCCCGCCGGAGGAGTTCTCCGAGACGATGGACGTGCTGTCCCTGCTGTGTGAGGAGGCCGACGCGCACATCGCCGACGTGGAAACCTGGAGCGCAGGCGAACGGGGGAACGGCTCGAAAGCGGGTCTCGTGGGAGTGGCGACGATCCACGACGGCGGGATGCTCGCCTCCGACGACGACCACGTGGTGATCGGAACGGCCGGCCACGTCGATCACGGCAAATCTACGCTTGTCGGGTCGCTGGTAACGGGTCGCCCGGACGACGGCAACGGCGACACCAGGTCGTATCTCGACGTCCAGCCACACGAGGTCGAGCGGGGACTCTCTGCGGATCTCTCCTACGGGGTGTACGGCTTCGACGACGAGGGCCCCGTCCGTCTGGAGAACCCCCACCGCAAGCAGGATCGCGCCCGGGTGGTCGAGGAGGCCGACCGGCTCGTTTCCTTCGTCGACACCGTCGGTCACGAGCCGTGGCTCCGGACGACGATACGCGGGCTCGTCGGACAGAAGCTCGATTACGGGCTGTTGACCGTCGCCGCCGACGACGGCCCGACGAAGACCACCCGGGAGCACCTGGGGATCCTTCTCGCGACCGACCTGCCCACCGTGGTCGCGCTCACCAAGGTCGATCTCGTGGACGAAGACAGGCTGCTGGAGGTCGAACGCGAGGTCGAATCGATGTTGCGGGACGCCGGCCGGACACCCCTGCTTTTGGCCCGTCACGACGTCACCACCGCCGTCGACGAGATCGGCGACGGCGTCGTGCCGATCCTTCGGACGTCGGCCGTGACCCAACAGGGGCTGGATACCCTGGACAAACTGTTCGAACGACTCCCGAACCGCGACGAGGAACGGCGGGACGCGTTCCGGATGTATATCGACCGAACCTACAGCGTCACGGGCGTGGGGGCAGTCGCCTCCGGGACAGTCAACTCGGGGCGGGTCGAGGCTGGTGACGATCTCCTTCTGGGGCCGATGCCCGACGGAACGTTCCGGGAAGTCGAGGTCCGCTCGATCGAGATGCACTACCACAGGGTCGACGAGGCGAGTGCCGGCCGGATCGTCGGGATCGCACTCAAAGGGGTGAGCGAACCCGAGATCGAACGCGGGATGGCGCTGCTCCCCCGAGACGCCGATCCGACGCCGGTACGGGAGTTCGAGGCGGAAGTAATGGTGCTCAACCACCCCACACGGATTCAGGACGGCTACGAGCCGGTGGTCCACCTCGAGACCGTCTCGGAGGCGGCCTCGTTCCATCCCGAGGGCGGACGCCTGCTCCCCGGGGACACCGGGACGGCCCGGATCCGGTTCAAGTTCAGACCGTACCTCGTCGAGGAAGGGCAGAAGTTCGTCTTCCGGGAGGGACAGAGCAAGGGTGTCGGGACGGTAACAGATCTGACACCAGATGCGGAGAGCGACGACTGA
- a CDS encoding GNAT family N-acetyltransferase, producing MEFELLGWPASGPTLRLDFRKFSYAGKFVMTTTGKAVIRGDAGTEEGAVGEPNDTALPEGVDPTAFEDDVLAAVAFNEDRTDSETLWLRYVTVHTAHRGRGLGPRLLAFVAERADSRGYDRCRIAVNNPFAYEAAYRAEFAYTGRHTGIAELVLERPASRDTDRYRDGLEQFLDRELSPAEREFIDRKLGSDPPETVDPPA from the coding sequence GTGGAGTTCGAACTGCTCGGATGGCCGGCGTCGGGACCCACCCTCAGACTCGACTTCCGGAAGTTCAGCTACGCCGGCAAGTTCGTCATGACCACCACCGGAAAGGCGGTGATCCGGGGTGACGCCGGAACCGAGGAGGGGGCAGTGGGGGAGCCCAACGACACAGCGCTCCCCGAGGGAGTCGATCCGACGGCGTTCGAAGACGACGTGCTGGCCGCGGTGGCATTCAACGAGGACCGGACCGATTCTGAAACCCTCTGGCTCCGATACGTCACGGTTCACACCGCTCACCGCGGTCGGGGGCTGGGCCCCAGGCTCCTCGCGTTCGTCGCCGAACGAGCCGATTCTCGGGGATACGACCGCTGTCGAATCGCCGTCAACAACCCGTTCGCGTACGAGGCGGCCTACAGGGCCGAATTCGCGTACACCGGCCGGCACACGGGGATCGCAGAGCTCGTCCTCGAACGTCCAGCCAGCCGCGACACCGATCGGTACCGGGACGGGCTAGAACAGTTCCTGGATCGGGAGCTCTCGCCGGCCGAACGCGAGTTCATCGACCGGAAGCTCGGCTCCGATCCCCCGGAGACCGTCGATCCGCCGGCTTGA
- a CDS encoding class I SAM-dependent methyltransferase, giving the protein MFGPGDVRFFDFASYVYDAVMPPANVEDLSAGLALADRPIDRVLDVGGGTGRAIAPIRGPERVVADASGGMLRRITDLDIQAVRSDARRLPFRDAAFDAAVLVDALHHVPDRPAVLREVRRVLAPGGAFVIRDFDPSHPLGRLLVAAEHAVGMHSRFYTPEEIAGELSAAGFDPSVLATGFGYTVVGVVPEDGGGDGHSGRGGDGGDT; this is encoded by the coding sequence ATGTTTGGTCCCGGAGACGTCCGGTTTTTCGATTTCGCCTCGTACGTTTACGACGCCGTGATGCCCCCAGCGAACGTCGAGGACCTGTCGGCGGGGCTCGCGCTGGCCGATCGACCGATCGATCGGGTCCTCGACGTCGGCGGAGGGACGGGGCGGGCGATCGCGCCGATCCGAGGGCCCGAACGGGTCGTCGCCGACGCCTCCGGCGGTATGCTCCGCCGGATCACCGACCTGGACATCCAGGCGGTTCGAAGCGACGCAAGGCGGCTCCCCTTTCGGGACGCTGCCTTCGACGCGGCGGTTCTGGTCGACGCCCTGCATCACGTACCCGATCGGCCGGCAGTCCTCCGAGAGGTTCGGAGAGTACTGGCGCCGGGCGGTGCATTCGTGATCCGTGACTTCGACCCCTCTCATCCCCTGGGACGCCTGCTTGTTGCCGCCGAACACGCTGTCGGCATGCACTCCCGCTTTTATACCCCGGAGGAGATCGCCGGCGAACTCTCGGCTGCCGGGTTCGATCCATCCGTGCTCGCGACCGGGTTCGGATACACGGTCGTCGGGGTCGTTCCGGAAGACGGTGGCGGCGACGGACACAGCGGCAGGGGCGGCGACGGCGGCGACACGTGA